The following are encoded in a window of Rosa chinensis cultivar Old Blush chromosome 4, RchiOBHm-V2, whole genome shotgun sequence genomic DNA:
- the LOC112198151 gene encoding 60S ribosomal protein L14-2: protein MPFKRYVEIGRVALVNYGEDYGKLVVIVDVIDQNRALVDAPDMVRSQMNFKRLSLTDIKIDIKRVPKKKELLAAMEAADVKKKWESSSWGRKLIVQKRRANLNDFDRFKLMLAKIKRAGLVKSELAKLKKQSA, encoded by the exons ATG CCTTTCAAGAGGTACGTGGAGATCGGAAGGGTGGCTCTCGTCAACTACGGCGAGGACTACGGCAAGCTCGTCGTCATCGTCGACGTCATCGACCAGAACAGA GCTCTTGTTGATGCCCCTGATATGGTGAGATCTCAAATGAATTTCAAGAGGCTTTCTCTCACTGACATCAAAATTGACATCAAGAGGGTCCCCAAGAAGAAGGAATTGCTTGCCGCAATGGAGGCTGCTG ATGTTAAGAAGAAGTGGGAAAGTAGCTCTTGGGGTAGGAAGCTTATTGTTCAGAAGCGAAGGGCCAATCTTAACGACTTTGATCGCTTCAAGCTTATGTTGGCCAAGATCAAG AGGGCTGGCCTGGTCAAGAGCGAACTTGCAAAACTGAAGAAGCAGAGTGCTTAG
- the LOC112200318 gene encoding dCTP pyrophosphatase 1 — translation MGELGEEIVVGEEIVNNISLKDLSKKLDEFAKTRDWEKYHSPRNLLLAMVGEVGELSEIFQWRGEVDKGLPNWEDSDKEHLGEELSDVLLYLIRLADICGIDLADAASKKIVKNAIKYPPPKVTKDLH, via the exons ATGGGAGAATTAGGAGAAGagattgttgtaggagaagagATTGTGAACAACATTAGCCTGAAGGACCTCTCTAAGAAGCTAGATGAATTTGCCAAGACCAGAGATTGGGAGAAGTACCATAGTCCCAGAAATCTACTCCTTGCTATG GTGGGAGAGGTAGGTGAGCTATCAGAAATATTCCAATGGAGAGGAGAGGTGGACAAGGGATTACCAAATTGGGAGGACTCAGATAAAGAGCATCTGGGAGAAGAGCTATCAGATGTGCTTCTTTACCTAATAAGGTTGGCTGACATATGTGGCATTGATCTTGCTGATGCTGCCTCCAAAAAGATTGTAAAGAATGCTATCAAATACCCACCACCCAAAGTCACCAAAGATCTTCATTAA